The Candidatus Zixiibacteriota bacterium DNA segment TTCACATCGCCGATTTCGTGGGGCGGCAGGAACTGACGGAACGGGTGGGGAGAGCGATGGGCACGGGCAGATGAAGATCCCGCGAAGCGCGGGGCCGGGCGCGGAATGCGGTTTTGCGTGACCGTCGGGTCACACGCCACCGGGGCGGCGCAAGACCCGACGGAACGAGTTGGTGGTCATGTCCAAACAAGTTTGAACATGCCACCCGTGACGCGCTGGAATGGCGGGTTCGAAGACGGACCCGCCCTACAGTGTCTGAGGTTTTCGTCCCGGTGTTGGTAGGCCGGAGAGGATGAGGGCGGAAAATATCAAGAGGCCGCCGAAGGCGCGGTGCATTACAACCGTCTCACCTCCCAGAGTCCAGGCGAATATTCCGGCAAATACAGGCTCAAGAGCAAATACCAGAGATACCCGCACGGGCGAGACGATTCTCTGCGCAAGGACCTGTATCACAAAGGCCGACATCGTGGGCAAGAGGGCCAGGAATATGATTATCCACCAGGCTTTCGATGATCCGACAGTAAAGGGAAGGTTCAAAGCAGCGCCGGCGACAATGCTAAGAATCCCGATAATGAGCATCTGCTGGCAGGTAAGGATGAACGGATCCATGCCCTGTTTCATGTACTTGTCGCTATAAAGAACGTGGAGGGCATAAGTCACGGCGGCCATCAGGGTGAGCATATCTCCGATGTTTATATCGCGCATCCCGCCTGTCAGCACCCATAAGCCGATAAGCGAGACGATTGAGGCGATGACTTCCATGACGGTCGGGCTGCGCTTGAAGATCGTTTTGAGAAATATCGGTACGAATGCCACGAACAGTCCCGTGATGAAACCGGAGTTAGAGGCGGTGGTGTATTTGAGGCCGACAGTCTGAGGAATATATAGCAGGAACAGAATAATCGCGAGGAAGGCGGCGCGCTTAATGCCGGCAAATATGGGTCGTCGTGTAGCGAGCAGATAGCCCAGTAGAATAGCTCCGGCTATCAGGAAGCGGTAGGCGACGAGGATCACGGGGTCGATATCGGAGAGGACATCTTTGACGATGAAAAAAGTGGATCCCCAAATGGCGGCGGAATAGAACAGGCCGATATGGGCGAGAGTATTGTTGCGAGGGGTAGACATCCGGCCAATTAGATGAAAAGGGAGTCGGTTGTCAATATGTGGTTTTGCGTAACCGTCGGGTCACACGCCGCCGGGGCGGGTGGTCATGTCCAAACAAGTTTGAACATGCCACCCGATGCGAGTGGTGATTTTGTTTGCCGTCAGTTCACATCGCCGACTTCGTCGGGCGACAGGAACTGACGGAACGGGTGAGGGAGCGTTGGGCACAGGCAGACCAAGATCCAGCGAAGCGCGGGATCGCGCACCAGTTGTCGAAACCTCTCCGCCGGTGGCGGAAACCCTGACGGGCCCGCCGATGGCGGATTAGGAAACAGGGGATTTCGACCTATCTGGGGTCATGTCCAAACAAGTTTGAACATATCACCCGATGTGAGTGGTGATCTTTTTTGCCGCCAGTTTACATCGCCGACTTCGTCCGGCGACAGGAACTGACGGAACGGGTGAGGGAGCGTTGGGCACGGGCAGATGAGTATACAACCAAGCGCGGGACCGCGCACGGGGTCATATCCGAACAAGTTTGAACATGCCACCCGATGTGAGTGGTGATCTTTTTTGCCGTCAGTTTACATCGCCGACTTCGTCGGGCGACCGAAGCTGACGGAACTGGCAATGCAAAGCCGTCGGGCCCCGCGCCTGAAGGCGTGAGGCCCGATGGGGGATGTATGGATAAGTAGACGGCGGGTTGTCCGCCGATGTCAGGATGCTACTTATTGACGGTCTTTTCGGGGTCGACTATCTCGACATCGTCATAAGCAGAGAATCCGCGGCTGATCATGTCACCATCGGTGTTGACCATCATGAGAGTCCCCTCCACGGTGGCGGTCTGGATGGTATTGGCCATGTCAGCGAGCGCTTCGTCGCCGATTACGCCGACTCGGTCGAAGTAGATGAGCAGGTTGTCATCAATGTAGCAGTACTTGGCGTCATAGTTCTCGGCAATCATCACCCCGCCGATATACAGCGTGGCCTCGCAACTCGAGAACAGATAGCCGGACTCGAGAGTCATAGGGACAACCGCCTGAACGGACTCAGTATTGCCCTGCTGGTTAAGGACGATCTTAAAGGGGGCGATCGTCATGGTCTGAGCGTAGGTAATGTTCGGTGTGGCAAAGATGGTGAGACATATAACAGATGTCAGAGCGATTAGTGTTTTAAGTGTCGTTTTCATTTCCCATTCCTCCAGTTTTCAGATTTCATTAGAGTAGTCGTCGTAGGAGAGTCGTAAAGTGAGAGTCGTTCGAGTCGTCAGGTAATAACGCATCCTCCTTGTGCTTAACGTTAACAGTTGCTAAGGTGCCACTTGCTCTATGCCATTGCCTATAACAACTGGTGTGCCAAAGTTAGGCAGGCGTTAGGTAATTGGTTGTATTGTAGGTGCTTAGCTACTTACCGAAAAACCTGATAAAATCAGTTTGATGTACCTTGAGGTTCATTGTAGGGGGATTCATCCGATTAACGGGGTACCGTGTGGTGCGGCACAAACAAGAAAGCCCGCCTTGTGAGCGGGCTCTCCTGTGATTGGAGTGGAATTCTTTGTTACGGGGTAGCTGACAGCGCCGCGGCTGCATCAAGCAGACCCGCGCCGGTAGCATCGGTACCCCAGGTAAATGTCTCAAGCGCGCCACTCGGCCCCTGTACATCGAGACTTCCCGGAGGAAGCGGAATGGC contains these protein-coding regions:
- a CDS encoding DMT family transporter, translating into MSTPRNNTLAHIGLFYSAAIWGSTFFIVKDVLSDIDPVILVAYRFLIAGAILLGYLLATRRPIFAGIKRAAFLAIILFLLYIPQTVGLKYTTASNSGFITGLFVAFVPIFLKTIFKRSPTVMEVIASIVSLIGLWVLTGGMRDINIGDMLTLMAAVTYALHVLYSDKYMKQGMDPFILTCQQMLIIGILSIVAGAALNLPFTVGSSKAWWIIIFLALLPTMSAFVIQVLAQRIVSPVRVSLVFALEPVFAGIFAWTLGGETVVMHRAFGGLLIFSALILSGLPTPGRKPQTL